In Rosa chinensis cultivar Old Blush chromosome 1, RchiOBHm-V2, whole genome shotgun sequence, a genomic segment contains:
- the LOC112194135 gene encoding uncharacterized protein LOC112194135 isoform X4 — protein MERTLLVLDSFRYLILELLEGVAAYHRGQVDKSMKVLTSVQELFTQVWSLLLKHYEEMTVEKAFDLTNPQTNSSIQQHLESRKSKLQCQAVDASVEAFVRMAFDRSLAVLALQGGGTMDQAICPLLSGQAPNTTDAANQSEAIPAVNANNNSQSDVAIDIANSLASMLDNQNGQVGGPSTSSNASERDSEMESQLAEELAQGDAFTDYDIEVTRQGEVISEYLALLNSAGTK, from the exons ATGGAAAGGACTCTTCTCGTGTTAGACTCCTTCAG ATATTTGATACTGGAGCTGCTGGAAGGGGTGGCGGCGTATCACCGTGGTCAGGTTGATAAGTCAATGAAGGTGTTGACTTCTGTACAAGAGTTGTTCACCCAG GTTTGGAGCTTGCTGCTGAAGCACTATGAGGAAATGACAGTGGAGAAGGCATTCGATTTGACAAATCCACAGACCAATTCTTCCATACAG CAACACCTTGAATCGAGGAAAAGTAAACTACAGTGCCAAGCAGTAGATGCTTCAGTTGAAGCTTTTGTACGCATGGCCTTTGACAGATCATTAG CAGTCTTAGCTTTGCAGGGTGGAGGGACAATGGACCAAGCAATCTGTCCACTGCTCTCGGGACAGGCACCAAACACCACAGATGCAGCTAACCAATCTGAGGCAATTCCTGCAGTCAATGCTAACAACAATAGTCAATCTGATGTTGCAATTGACATTGCAAATTCTCTTGCGTCAATGCTTGATAATCAAAATGGTCAAGTTGGAGGTCCTTCAACGTCTAGTAATGCATCAGAGCGTGATTCAGAAATGGAAAGCCAACTTGCTGAAGAACTAGCACAAGGAGATGCTTTCACTGACTATGATATTGAAGTTACTAGACAAGGTGAAGTCATAAGTGAGTACTTAGCTCTACTGAATTCAGCGGGAACAAAGTGA
- the LOC112194135 gene encoding uncharacterized protein LOC112194135 isoform X1: MERTLLVLDSFRQVVIQSVHCDYFYYISECLSTLRRSTYFVDSHYRYLILELLEGVAAYHRGQVDKSMKVLTSVQELFTQVWSLLLKHYEEMTVEKAFDLTNPQTNSSIQQHLESRKSKLQCQAVDASVEAFVRMAFDRSLAVLALQGGGTMDQAICPLLSGQAPNTTDAANQSEAIPAVNANNNSQSDVAIDIANSLASMLDNQNGQVGGPSTSSNASERDSEMESQLAEELAQGDAFTDYDIEVTRQGEVISEYLALLNSAGTK, encoded by the exons ATGGAAAGGACTCTTCTCGTGTTAGACTCCTTCAGGCAGGTCGTTATCCAGAGCGTGCACTGTGACTACTTCTACTACATATCTGAATGTTTGTCTACACTACGCAGGTCTACTTACTTTGTTGATTCTCATTATAGATATTTGATACTGGAGCTGCTGGAAGGGGTGGCGGCGTATCACCGTGGTCAGGTTGATAAGTCAATGAAGGTGTTGACTTCTGTACAAGAGTTGTTCACCCAG GTTTGGAGCTTGCTGCTGAAGCACTATGAGGAAATGACAGTGGAGAAGGCATTCGATTTGACAAATCCACAGACCAATTCTTCCATACAG CAACACCTTGAATCGAGGAAAAGTAAACTACAGTGCCAAGCAGTAGATGCTTCAGTTGAAGCTTTTGTACGCATGGCCTTTGACAGATCATTAG CAGTCTTAGCTTTGCAGGGTGGAGGGACAATGGACCAAGCAATCTGTCCACTGCTCTCGGGACAGGCACCAAACACCACAGATGCAGCTAACCAATCTGAGGCAATTCCTGCAGTCAATGCTAACAACAATAGTCAATCTGATGTTGCAATTGACATTGCAAATTCTCTTGCGTCAATGCTTGATAATCAAAATGGTCAAGTTGGAGGTCCTTCAACGTCTAGTAATGCATCAGAGCGTGATTCAGAAATGGAAAGCCAACTTGCTGAAGAACTAGCACAAGGAGATGCTTTCACTGACTATGATATTGAAGTTACTAGACAAGGTGAAGTCATAAGTGAGTACTTAGCTCTACTGAATTCAGCGGGAACAAAGTGA
- the LOC112194135 gene encoding uncharacterized protein LOC112194135 isoform X3 has protein sequence MERTLLVLDSFRSTYFVDSHYRYLILELLEGVAAYHRGQVDKSMKVLTSVQELFTQVWSLLLKHYEEMTVEKAFDLTNPQTNSSIQQHLESRKSKLQCQAVDASVEAFVRMAFDRSLAVLALQGGGTMDQAICPLLSGQAPNTTDAANQSEAIPAVNANNNSQSDVAIDIANSLASMLDNQNGQVGGPSTSSNASERDSEMESQLAEELAQGDAFTDYDIEVTRQGEVISEYLALLNSAGTK, from the exons ATGGAAAGGACTCTTCTCGTGTTAGACTCCTTCAG GTCTACTTACTTTGTTGATTCTCATTATAGATATTTGATACTGGAGCTGCTGGAAGGGGTGGCGGCGTATCACCGTGGTCAGGTTGATAAGTCAATGAAGGTGTTGACTTCTGTACAAGAGTTGTTCACCCAG GTTTGGAGCTTGCTGCTGAAGCACTATGAGGAAATGACAGTGGAGAAGGCATTCGATTTGACAAATCCACAGACCAATTCTTCCATACAG CAACACCTTGAATCGAGGAAAAGTAAACTACAGTGCCAAGCAGTAGATGCTTCAGTTGAAGCTTTTGTACGCATGGCCTTTGACAGATCATTAG CAGTCTTAGCTTTGCAGGGTGGAGGGACAATGGACCAAGCAATCTGTCCACTGCTCTCGGGACAGGCACCAAACACCACAGATGCAGCTAACCAATCTGAGGCAATTCCTGCAGTCAATGCTAACAACAATAGTCAATCTGATGTTGCAATTGACATTGCAAATTCTCTTGCGTCAATGCTTGATAATCAAAATGGTCAAGTTGGAGGTCCTTCAACGTCTAGTAATGCATCAGAGCGTGATTCAGAAATGGAAAGCCAACTTGCTGAAGAACTAGCACAAGGAGATGCTTTCACTGACTATGATATTGAAGTTACTAGACAAGGTGAAGTCATAAGTGAGTACTTAGCTCTACTGAATTCAGCGGGAACAAAGTGA
- the LOC112194135 gene encoding uncharacterized protein LOC112194135 isoform X2, producing the protein MERTLLVLDSFRQVVIQSVHCDYFYYISECLSTLRRSTYFVDSHYRYLILELLEGVAAYHRGQVDKSMKVLTSVQELFTQVWSLLLKHYEEMTVEKAFDLTNPQTNSSIQQHLESRKSKLQCQAVDASVEAFVRMAFDRSLVLALQGGGTMDQAICPLLSGQAPNTTDAANQSEAIPAVNANNNSQSDVAIDIANSLASMLDNQNGQVGGPSTSSNASERDSEMESQLAEELAQGDAFTDYDIEVTRQGEVISEYLALLNSAGTK; encoded by the exons ATGGAAAGGACTCTTCTCGTGTTAGACTCCTTCAGGCAGGTCGTTATCCAGAGCGTGCACTGTGACTACTTCTACTACATATCTGAATGTTTGTCTACACTACGCAGGTCTACTTACTTTGTTGATTCTCATTATAGATATTTGATACTGGAGCTGCTGGAAGGGGTGGCGGCGTATCACCGTGGTCAGGTTGATAAGTCAATGAAGGTGTTGACTTCTGTACAAGAGTTGTTCACCCAG GTTTGGAGCTTGCTGCTGAAGCACTATGAGGAAATGACAGTGGAGAAGGCATTCGATTTGACAAATCCACAGACCAATTCTTCCATACAG CAACACCTTGAATCGAGGAAAAGTAAACTACAGTGCCAAGCAGTAGATGCTTCAGTTGAAGCTTTTGTACGCATGGCCTTTGACAGATCATTAG TCTTAGCTTTGCAGGGTGGAGGGACAATGGACCAAGCAATCTGTCCACTGCTCTCGGGACAGGCACCAAACACCACAGATGCAGCTAACCAATCTGAGGCAATTCCTGCAGTCAATGCTAACAACAATAGTCAATCTGATGTTGCAATTGACATTGCAAATTCTCTTGCGTCAATGCTTGATAATCAAAATGGTCAAGTTGGAGGTCCTTCAACGTCTAGTAATGCATCAGAGCGTGATTCAGAAATGGAAAGCCAACTTGCTGAAGAACTAGCACAAGGAGATGCTTTCACTGACTATGATATTGAAGTTACTAGACAAGGTGAAGTCATAAGTGAGTACTTAGCTCTACTGAATTCAGCGGGAACAAAGTGA
- the LOC112194135 gene encoding uncharacterized protein LOC112194135 isoform X5: MKVLTSVQELFTQVWSLLLKHYEEMTVEKAFDLTNPQTNSSIQQHLESRKSKLQCQAVDASVEAFVRMAFDRSLAVLALQGGGTMDQAICPLLSGQAPNTTDAANQSEAIPAVNANNNSQSDVAIDIANSLASMLDNQNGQVGGPSTSSNASERDSEMESQLAEELAQGDAFTDYDIEVTRQGEVISEYLALLNSAGTK, from the exons ATGAAGGTGTTGACTTCTGTACAAGAGTTGTTCACCCAG GTTTGGAGCTTGCTGCTGAAGCACTATGAGGAAATGACAGTGGAGAAGGCATTCGATTTGACAAATCCACAGACCAATTCTTCCATACAG CAACACCTTGAATCGAGGAAAAGTAAACTACAGTGCCAAGCAGTAGATGCTTCAGTTGAAGCTTTTGTACGCATGGCCTTTGACAGATCATTAG CAGTCTTAGCTTTGCAGGGTGGAGGGACAATGGACCAAGCAATCTGTCCACTGCTCTCGGGACAGGCACCAAACACCACAGATGCAGCTAACCAATCTGAGGCAATTCCTGCAGTCAATGCTAACAACAATAGTCAATCTGATGTTGCAATTGACATTGCAAATTCTCTTGCGTCAATGCTTGATAATCAAAATGGTCAAGTTGGAGGTCCTTCAACGTCTAGTAATGCATCAGAGCGTGATTCAGAAATGGAAAGCCAACTTGCTGAAGAACTAGCACAAGGAGATGCTTTCACTGACTATGATATTGAAGTTACTAGACAAGGTGAAGTCATAAGTGAGTACTTAGCTCTACTGAATTCAGCGGGAACAAAGTGA